In a genomic window of Gloeothece verrucosa PCC 7822:
- a CDS encoding type II toxin-antitoxin system HicB family antitoxin, producing MNSNSKQIYNYTVILEREADGSYHAFCPALKGCHSQGNSFEEAILNITEAIELYIESLKADNLSIPPDLIVLPLRISV from the coding sequence ATGAACAGCAACAGTAAACAAATTTATAATTACACGGTTATTCTAGAAAGAGAAGCTGATGGGAGTTATCATGCCTTTTGTCCTGCTTTAAAAGGCTGCCATTCTCAAGGGAATTCTTTTGAAGAAGCTATCCTTAATATTACAGAAGCTATTGAATTATATATTGAAAGTTTAAAGGCTGATAATTTGTCCATTCCTCCTGATTTAATTGTCCTTCCTTTAAGGATTTCGGTATAA